From Aegilops tauschii subsp. strangulata cultivar AL8/78 chromosome 5, Aet v6.0, whole genome shotgun sequence:
CTTTCCAAGCTTCTCTGGCCTCCTTAACACGGAACTCCAATTTCCTTAGAACCACTGTCCTACATTCACGCGTCTCCATGATTTCTTTGTACATGTTCAAGCAAAGAGCCTTAGAAATCACAGTACTATATTTATGCGCATCCATCTCCAACTTCGATAGCTCATCACCTGTAAACATCTGGAAAGAAAACATACTGAATGGAAAACTCCTCTTATAAAATAACTAGAACGCATTTAATACAAAAATATTACCTCTTTGTCAGCTATATTTGTTTCTGCACGGTTACGGATGATCATCAGAGCCGTCACAAGCTTAATCAGGTCCCATCCTTCAACATTAAAGCCAGACGTAGCCTTAAGGTAGTCAGCAGCGACGCCCAAGAGTGTAATTTTTCTTATCAATATATTCACAATCAAGCAAGACGCAGGCCAGCACAACAATTTTCTCATTAACCTGGGTACGAAAAAGGATTGCTTCGTGACAAAAAGAAGAATAAAAAAAGGCAAACAAAAAGTTTAAAAGATTGCACCAAAAGCTTCGGGCTGGGACTTAAGGATTTTAAGTGCACAATGCACAAACTATCAGATAATAGTGTGACAACAAATGATAGGATCCATGTGGCACACAAAGCATTCATCTGAAACATTAAGGCAACTTGTGAACTAACCATCTCCGGTTTGACATCAAAGCCATGACGATTCAGGAACATTTTCAGTCCTTTGCTCATCGGTAGGCGGTCCTCCTTCGTCAGCTTCACTTCTTCTTCGGGTACTAAACAATGCATGATATTCTTCAAGCCCCACATCACCTCCATCACAGTTTCATCAAAGAGGCAAGGTATACCCTACAGGAAGTGGCAGCAAAATATAATAAGGTGTTCAAAGTTGTTTACAAACATATGCAAGAAAAGGAGCTTTACACTAACCAAGCTTTTTCGATTATTGTTTTATATTCAGGCTTTCCAACGGCCAATTTCTGACAAGGAAGGTGACAGCGCAAGATCATGTCAGTAAGCTCCCTAGTAACACCTGCACCATGAGTGATGGCAGTGGATTTGTCCTTCAAAGTTTGAAACTCTTCCAGCCAAACGGTTTGAAAAAAAAAGAACAACGACGAGCATGTCAAGGGGCAAAAAAAAGTAGTCATATATTACATCATGCCGCCCAATGACGAAAGGCGGGCGGACGATTCAGTAGGCGGGCTTGTGCTCATGTTACTACCGTCAATGCAAAAAAAAGAGCAATAAACATGAAGATCGTGAGTAGTGCAAGATCAGTACTCAGTTTCAATTGGTGACAAACAACGTAATACAATCAGAGGGAAAGGGAAGGAAACGAAGGAGTGGGCTAACCTCTTGACACCTAAAATGCTCACCAAAGTCTGCCCAGATATTCTGGACAAAGGAGATGTAGAAAAAAAATTAGCTAGGTCCATGATAGGATGAGCACATGAATAATCCAGCACGGATTGAGTGACAAACAATGCAACTATTAAAGTACCTCGAGAGCATCCGGTTGTGTGAACAAGTGTTCGTACAAACTGAAAATTGCAAAACCAGAGGGCGTTTCAAACAGCACCAAGATCACTCCATAGTCCATACATTTGGGAGCTTTTTTTTTCGAGAAAATGCAAAAGCCTTGCGTTTCTTTTCATTGAAAAGGGGGAGGTTCAGTTACAGACATCTGAGGATGTGCGGATTACAGCAGGTGAATTAATGTACATCCCAGGTTTGGGGCAGCACAAGTCGGAGGCCAGGTGCCCCGGCTGCCGCCCATGAGCGGGCCTCGTCCTGAATGCTATCTAGGAGCGTGTTAAGGGATGGCGTCGCATTGTCGAAGACGCAGCTGTTCCTGTGTTTCCAGACCATCCAAGGCACTAGCAGCGAGACAGATTTCAGGGCCTTGCGAAGGATCGGCGGCGTGTCTTCCTTGGCATGGTTCCACCAGTCCGTAAGCGACAGTTCCTGTGTTGGGATCGGGGCCGGTATGCGTAGCCAGGCCAGGGTCTCGTGCCATGCCTGACGGGCTAGGGGGCATTCCAGCAGCAGATGTCGCATAGTCTCCGGCTGCTGGTCACATAGGAGGCAGCGGGGATGATGTTGAAGACCGTGGCGAGCCTGCCTCTCTGCCGTCCAGCAGCGGTCCTGGTTAGCTAACCAGTGGAAGAACTTGACTCGCGGCGGCGCCCAACACTTCCAGATTAGCTTCCAGGAGTGGCATCCCGTTGATCCATGGAAGGTGGCCGTGTAACAGGACTGCGCGGAATAGGTGCCGCTCACCGTCCATCTCCAGATCAACCTGTCCGGTGTGGTGGAGAGCTCGGTGCGCTGCATGATCTGCCAGAGCTGCAGATACTGACCAATCTCGTGGAGGCCGAGGTTGCCTTGGATGTCGCGTGCCCAGGACTGTGAAGACATAAGCAAGAAGGATTAGAAAAAATAACGTGTTCAGATAAAAAGCATGACGCCAGCCATCTGCGGATCCGAGCGAGGCTCAAGGCCCAATATATGTAAGCGGAAAGTTACCCGCACTAGGTGTGCCAGCACTCTGCCTGGGAGGTGCACCACTCTGACCGCAGCCCCTGTCACTATCGGCACCATCTCTGTTATCTGGACTAGGCTTGGCTTCATCAACCGACAAGCTGCAGCCTCCAAGGTCAGATCCGGTCAGCTCGAGCGCTTTGGGCAAAGAACTCTTGTCAATAAATTCCATGTCCGCTATCCTGCAGAACCAAACCAAGCAGCCAAAGAGTCATCGAATACAAGAAACAAGGATACGAATTGACCTAGGAGCAAATGCGCCAGAGCTAAACTTACCCTTTGCTTGCGCAAGTATCATAATCCTTTGCGATTGAAACTCTTGTAATCTCTCCACATGAGCTAAGATGCTGTTGAAGTGACCTTCGGTTCTGGTGACAGAATGAATTTTAGATATAACATAAGAGTCAAACTTAAAAGTAACTCAGTACCACAAAAGGACATGCTTAACGCTTCGAATTACCTCATCCTCCCCAAGAGATGAATCAAATCCTCTGATAAAGGCAGCATAGCTAGAGCTTTGACCAGGCTTCTTGAAAGAACTATTGTCCCTCCTGAACACAGAAAATTAAGGCGCAACAATGACTAGCATGTCCAGGCAATTTCTAGGAAGATAATCAGTGGGATAGAAAATAACCTGCTGCCAGGAGTAATCGTGCCTCGCTCACAAGCAAAATCAAGCCTGACAGGCCTCCCCGCCAAATCACGCCCATTCAATTTGTATGCCTATCAGTGTCAGAACATTGACAACCAAATAGAACTTAGATGGAAACTGAAAGCTTACTTCACagatcagctgatgagactaaataGATCACAAAGAAACATGGTGAAGTACCTTTTCAGCAGCTTCAGTTGTAGCAAATTCAACATGTGTGGAACCCTTGAAGCTCCCATCATCAGAGGTAGCAAAACGAATATCAATAACCTCACCCGCCTCCTCAAAAAATTGCTTCCTACATGATGTGCAACGAATGAAGTAAAGAACATCTTCCAGAAAAGATATAAAAACAGCATATCTCGCAAACTTACACTTGTTCATTCTTGACACTGTATGACAGATTCGCAACAATAAGGGTCCTTGACCTAGTAGTAGCTTGATGACTACTGCTGGCAGCAGTTTTTGGCTGCACCAAATAAAGTTAGGGCTGAAGTCAAGCGTCCATCAAAAATGAGAAAAATTAGAACAGCAAAAACACACTCAAACCATACTTCATTCTTCTTGGAGTTTGCCACTGACACCTGTCGATCATTTTCCTCATCACTGCCCGAGCTCTCTTCAGAactgtcatcatcatcaccgcttTCTTTCTTGGCAACCTTAGAGGCTGGCTTGGCAGCACCAGAAGATGAACCCTGCGATAGAATAAGAAATGCAATATAAATCAAAATCTTCAGATGGAAAAGCAAACATCAAAAGTAACTACATTATGCTTCTTTTGTGGAGGCTCTTCATCACTCTCATCAGCACTATGATCAGAATCATCCTTGGACTGCAAAAGAGTTGTCAAATGAATTGCAACAAGATCATTTAATGTACACCAAATATCACATAAGGCTATGCTTTTCAAGAAAATTAAATTTCAAAAATAATGTGTGCATGTTCACTCTTTTAGAGTTGATTGAGGGACCAAATCTAGACTTTCAAAAGACTTGAGAAACGAAAAATACACGTTTCTCTTGATTATACGCCGAACAGTACTCGTTACAGCACCTTTTGTAGGCTTTAACAAATTGATTGATTTACGAAAAGACGCAGATTTTTGGCTCTGGGGAGCAACCTAATGAACAGTAAATAATTagaaaataaattttaaaaattctgaaatttttgtAGATGTTCATATTAGTGTAGCAAGTGTGCTTGACAATTTTCCTGCCATATGGGATAGCAGTTTTTTGTCGGTGAAAAAAACAAAAGTGTAACATTTGAAGGTAACATTTGGCGTTgcgaaccaacatgtggttggatggttaggaggacaatggtatccccagcccaccagggttcaagtcctggtgctcgcatttattcctgaatttatttcaggatttccggcgatgcgcgttcagtgggaggagatgttCCATCAACTACGAGGCGCGTTTGGTtacttcgtcaatctcaagatgatatgccggtttagtctctcggaggtgctcataggggtagggtgtgtgtgtgtgttcataGGGTGAGCGcctgcgtctgtactgtgttaaaaaaacatTTGGCATTCaacttgttttttttttttgcacagGTCAAAATGCTTCCAGGAAATTTGCATGTACCATTTGGGTGTGACAATTAACACATTTTCTTTTCAAATTTTTTGGACATCTGTAAAATCGATTTTTGGCATGCAAGAGCATGTGCTCCCTAGAGCGAAAATGGATTTCCGATTAACATATACGATAGTTATGTGTACCATATTCATTACTTCAATATAGAATAAACTTAAGATTCATTTTCCTTCAGCACACAAGACACAACTCAAAGGAAATGTAGCACTTCAAGTGCTCAGGTATCATATGTTGTGAAAAACATAATACTCCCTCCATAAAGaaataagagcgtttagatcaatatagtagtgatctaaacgctcttatactagtgatctaaacgctcttatatttctttacggagggagtaaatTATAAATCTGGGGCAAAAACTGAACCTATTTTCATATTGCATCTGCAAGAGGTCCatcaaagaaaagaaaacaacCAACATATATAGCATATATGACAGCGTAGGCTTGAAGTTAACAAACGATGAGACAAGAAAGACAATTTGACGACTATCTAACAGTTCAGATTAggcaaaagagaaagaataaTCATGAAGAAGTCGTGAAACAAATACTCACATCATCAGCACCATCACCAATATCAGAGCTGCTGCTATCCAATTTCATACTCTTTGAAGCATTGTTAGCAAGTGCAGCAAGTTTCTTTGACGCGGCAGCAGACTTTTTTGCAAGTTCCTTGCCCGAGCTGCTCTCGCCACTATTATCAGAGTGGTGAGACTCCTGCTTAGCAGATTGTGCAGCCTTCTTCGGTTggaacatcacctgggaagaagtTTAAAACGAAGAGGAAATCACATATAGATTAGATaggaaaaagagaaagaagaaTTATGAACTTGTCATGGAATCAAACACTCACGTCGTCATGCTCATCAGAACAGCTATCAGACTTGTCATTTTTTGAACCATTGCTAGCAAGTGCAGCAGGTTTTTTTGATGCTGCAGCAGGCTTTTTTGCAGGTTCGTCATCAGAACTGCTCTCATCGCTGCTATCAGAGCTGGACTCCTGTTTAGAGGACCGAGCAGCCTTCTTCTGTTGGACCATCACCTGGGAAAGATTCATTTAGAAATTTGATTTGATTTCAGAGTAGTAAAAATATACACCTGCATGCCAATGATGACAAAAAATTACAGCCCGCAATGAATGCAAATTATCTTCAAGCGAAATAACTCTATGCAGTGTCGTGATTTTAAAAATAACCTTCAAATACACAATTTGTTGAACCGGTATGAGCCTGGCTCATCTACCCGCTCTCTCTCTGGAAGACCTAGCAATAGGCGCTCTTCACCGGATACTAGCCGCCACAGCAAGAGAAGGAAAGGTGAGGTCCTCTCTGTTCAACATGGTATCAGACGTCAGAGGAGACGCCGGCAACAGGCGGCGGGTCTGGGGGAGCAGCGTATTCTCCCTCTCTGTTCTGCTGTGTCCCTCGTGGAGTAAAGGAGAAGGCAAGAGGAAGcagcgagaggaggaagaagtggAGCTGCTGACTGTGTCTGCACTTGCACATGGACTTGCTGTTGTAACGACTGGAGCTGAGGCTGTTGCAGCTGGGTGCTGCTGATAGACTGGGGGAGAAAAGAAGACCGTGCAGCTGAAGTGCTGTGCTGCTGTGTGCTGCTGAAGGTTGCTGCTTCTGTTTGCAGACGAGAAGAAGGCTGTGACTAGGCTGCCCTTTGCTGCTGCTGATTGAAGAGGAGTATTAATTCCAATGGAATATTAGTTCCGACTGTTCGCTGGGTTCAGGGTGCCACAGACTTGCTTGAAAAGAGACCCTGATGGACTCTTAAGAGCTGAAAagctgtcgtggaattaacacgtcagatgtcctaggtgtaaggacttagttgtgaggccagcgcatctatgtagtagcttgagaggggttgattgggatgagagacgcagggcggatcaacgcacaagacaagggtttagacagcttcgggccccgggaaacatcatccggtaacaaccctacgtgctgtttgaggctaagtctcattatgctcatgagagagtcgccgggaaccggctttcggtgtctagccctatagattgattcttgttccttgtccctcttggggagccctgcccctctttatataagttagaggggcgggttacatgtggagtcctagtaggactaggactagtctatcttctcttataagttaattacaagtccgggttttgcttcctcgtaaaggaaatattcgtcatccctttcttcttaagccggcccatcatcacatgagccggccttctgggccttgggcctagtcttctatctgacccgccgtaggggtcatccgtgagtcgtcaggctcgtgagtcgtctgacagtgagccgccagacccgtgagttgccagtcctccggcgggtcacggtgaagcgccaagccCGACCGGGTCACacctccggccgggtcataccgcggggtatatccccgacattagcccccagtttaatttggatttatccatgttaaactaatctgcaatataaacataagaacaaatttgacaggttgtgttccgggttaaatattctttgtaagccggcacttgatcatccttaagtccttgtcatcttccttcttgatatgtatccataatctcatagcaaatctctttagcagatatgttcaaattttgccaatgcaaaaaatccagatacttcctttgaaaaatccgggtcaacaggccagcttcagtgtcaatttgctgacattggtctcttgttgagaaatattgtaagagataatccacttgagtcggctttcaatgctctgacttgacaaaaatattggtcttcaaatattcaacttatattcagtcggcttaaagatataaaacttgccggtttatgagtaccaaaattgccgggttataaatagatgatgccaagtcataattgtcgccgactccggtttatgatttttgcagacaccaggtcaatctgatttactcaaaactgagaatttgaagatgtttctcccttatatccatattacctgtagcccccaagggccggtttaatcagcatgaataagccgggacttatcaccatggcattaaataaaatccagttgtgtagcccccatgagtcggctatagtcatagtagtgtagccgggtcatcctagaattgtcttgaattttcgacaggagcaattggtagcccctaagggccggctcattagGATGTGATGATTCGGGTCTTCAATGAAGtaagcaaaaaatgactttgcattagcccccaagtgccatggtgcatgctggcagtgacatgggacttgcatatttgatgtaatctcaacttgaat
This genomic window contains:
- the LOC109732216 gene encoding uncharacterized protein isoform X2 gives rise to the protein MGRRGKPPRSTAAAYAAVSVEGISELSVGRHRLLHKSPTPGGKRSTLISRKRQRSQSPRPAAAAAIAGIRFGRFGISPRRRSTSRKRLPKGEGSIVSGPANLCSSQFAAGIGGAIISTKILTLRHMEDDIEKAGSAKKQKTVSEKVVPVKNDLKVKKKLPLKKVESSRSDEYSSESEDEVMVQQKKAARSSKQESSSDSSDESSSDDEPAKKPAAASKKPAALASNGSKNDKSDSCSDEHDDVMFQPKKAAQSAKQESHHSDNSGESSSGKELAKKSAAASKKLAALANNASKSMKLDSSSSDIGDGADDGSSSGAAKPASKVAKKESGDDDDSSEESSGSDEENDRQVSVANSKKNEPKTAASSSHQATTRSRTLIVANLSYSVKNEQVKQFFEEAGEVIDIRFATSDDGSFKGSTHVEFATTEAAEKAYKLNGRDLAGRPVRLDFACERGTITPGSRRDNSSFKKPGQSSSYAAFIRGFDSSLGEDENRRSLQQHLSSCGEITRVSIAKDYDTCASKGIADMEFIDKSSLPKALELTGSDLGGCSLSVDEAKPSPDNRDGADSDRGCGQSGAPPRQSAGTPSAVLGTRHPRQPRPPRDWSVSAALADHAAHRALHHTGQVDLEMDGERHLFRAVLLHGHLPWINGMPLLEANLEVLGAAASQVLPLVS
- the LOC109732216 gene encoding uncharacterized protein isoform X1; the protein is MGRRGKPPRSTAAAYAAVSVEGISELSVGRHRLLHKSPTPGGKRSTLISRKRQRSQSPRPAAAAAIAGIRFGRFGISPRRRSTSRKRLPKGEGSIVSGPANLCSSQFAAGIGGAIISTKILTLRHMEDDIEKAGSAKKQKTVSEKVVPVKNDLKVKKKLPLKKVESSRSDEYSSESEDEVMVQQKKAARSSKQESSSDSSDESSSDDEPAKKPAAASKKPAALASNGSKNDKSDSCSDEHDDVMFQPKKAAQSAKQESHHSDNSGESSSGKELAKKSAAASKKLAALANNASKSMKLDSSSSDIGDGADDSKDDSDHSADESDEEPPQKKHNGSSSGAAKPASKVAKKESGDDDDSSEESSGSDEENDRQVSVANSKKNEPKTAASSSHQATTRSRTLIVANLSYSVKNEQVKQFFEEAGEVIDIRFATSDDGSFKGSTHVEFATTEAAEKAYKLNGRDLAGRPVRLDFACERGTITPGSRRDNSSFKKPGQSSSYAAFIRGFDSSLGEDENRRSLQQHLSSCGEITRVSIAKDYDTCASKGIADMEFIDKSSLPKALELTGSDLGGCSLSVDEAKPSPDNRDGADSDRGCGQSGAPPRQSAGTPSAVLGTRHPRQPRPPRDWSVSAALADHAAHRALHHTGQVDLEMDGERHLFRAVLLHGHLPWINGMPLLEANLEVLGAAASQVLPLVS